A region from the Natronocella acetinitrilica genome encodes:
- a CDS encoding glycosyltransferase produces MMMSRSAEGRGLSVVIVVTSRYDDTETVYGAYRDSLQRLGRRLEFIYVLDGPFDAVKQCLRKLQQHGEPIRIIQLNRVFGEAAALSAAFRHVSEDTILILPAFQQVETDDLPEIVDALRDCDVVTARRWPRTDSAFNRLQTNLFAGLVRFFTRTGFRDLGCNVRALRRRVADEVVLYGDQHRFLPILALNQGFRVVERDLRQSRSEQAVRVSAPGTCFRRVIDLLTVFFITKFIRRPMRFYGLTGTATAGLGGAYMAFLVFQKLVLDMPLADRPALLLAALLVVLGAQIFFMGLLGELIIYARARELPDYAIDVVIEGGEPIEASSDPASDTVMTAMARLKRSAPPG; encoded by the coding sequence ATGATGATGAGCAGGTCTGCAGAGGGGCGCGGTCTGTCCGTGGTGATCGTGGTGACCAGCCGATACGACGACACCGAGACGGTCTATGGTGCCTATCGCGACAGCCTGCAGCGACTGGGGCGACGCCTCGAGTTCATCTACGTGCTCGACGGCCCGTTCGATGCCGTGAAGCAGTGCCTTCGCAAGCTCCAGCAGCACGGTGAACCCATTCGCATCATTCAGTTGAACCGGGTGTTCGGCGAGGCTGCGGCGCTGTCCGCAGCATTCCGCCATGTGAGCGAAGACACTATCCTCATCCTCCCCGCTTTTCAGCAGGTGGAGACAGACGATCTGCCAGAGATCGTCGACGCCTTGCGCGACTGCGACGTGGTCACTGCGCGGCGTTGGCCGAGAACCGACTCGGCGTTCAATCGCCTGCAGACCAATCTGTTTGCAGGACTGGTGCGATTCTTCACTCGTACTGGATTTCGGGACCTCGGTTGCAATGTTCGTGCGTTACGCCGCCGTGTCGCCGATGAGGTCGTGCTCTACGGTGATCAGCATCGCTTTCTGCCGATACTTGCACTCAACCAGGGCTTTCGGGTTGTTGAACGAGACCTGCGGCAATCCCGCTCTGAGCAAGCAGTACGGGTCTCTGCGCCGGGCACTTGCTTTCGCCGCGTGATCGACCTGCTGACGGTGTTCTTCATCACCAAGTTCATTCGCCGCCCCATGCGTTTTTACGGGCTTACCGGGACTGCCACGGCGGGCCTGGGTGGGGCCTACATGGCATTCCTGGTTTTTCAGAAGTTGGTCCTGGACATGCCACTTGCAGACCGACCGGCGTTGTTGCTGGCAGCGCTATTGGTGGTGCTGGGCGCGCAGATTTTCTTCATGGGTCTGCTGGGGGAACTGATTATCTATGCCAGGGCCAGGGAATTGCCGGACTACGCCATCGACGTGGTGATCGAGGGAGGGGAGCCGATTGAGGCCAGCAGTGATCCTGCGTCGGATACGGTGATGACGGCAATGGCCAGACTCAAACGTTCCGCGCCCCCCGGTTAG
- a CDS encoding glycosyltransferase family 2 protein — MDLSVIVPLHNEQDNVLPLHQALDQALSPLGLDYEILLVDDGSRDETVARATELTRHDTRLRLVRLRRNYGQTSAMTAGMAIARGRILITMDGDLQNDPADIPLFLDKIAEGYDLVVGWRHRRQDKLLSRKLPSVIANWLIGRVTGVPIRDNGCSLKAYRAEVIRQVPLYSEMHRFIPAMASTVGCRIAEIRVRHHARRFGESKYGLSRVYKVLLDMLVVKTLIAFANRPLAWFSLLGLPIAIVGVSTVMAAILVRPLGEPMSMPFAATGMTLMALAVFLFGSGAVAELLVRTGRPGGVERALITAEIDKSGVVDKDKAMTSGESA; from the coding sequence ATGGATCTCTCGGTGATCGTCCCGCTGCATAACGAACAGGACAATGTCCTGCCCCTGCATCAGGCGCTTGATCAGGCCCTGAGCCCGCTTGGACTGGACTACGAGATTCTGCTCGTCGATGACGGTAGCCGGGACGAGACAGTCGCGCGGGCCACTGAACTCACCAGGCACGACACCCGTCTGCGTCTGGTCCGACTGCGGCGCAACTACGGGCAGACCTCGGCCATGACCGCGGGTATGGCCATCGCCCGTGGCCGGATTCTGATCACGATGGATGGCGATCTGCAGAATGACCCGGCGGACATCCCGCTTTTTCTTGACAAGATCGCAGAGGGCTACGACCTGGTGGTCGGCTGGCGCCATCGGCGGCAGGACAAACTCCTGAGCCGCAAGCTCCCTTCAGTGATTGCCAACTGGCTTATCGGCCGGGTGACCGGCGTGCCGATTCGGGATAACGGCTGCTCCCTCAAGGCCTATCGCGCCGAGGTCATCCGTCAGGTGCCGCTGTACTCGGAGATGCATCGCTTCATTCCGGCGATGGCTTCCACCGTGGGGTGCCGAATCGCCGAAATCCGTGTCCGCCATCATGCCCGGCGATTCGGTGAGTCCAAATACGGCCTGTCGCGGGTCTACAAGGTGCTGCTGGATATGCTGGTGGTCAAGACACTCATCGCCTTCGCGAACCGGCCATTGGCCTGGTTCAGTCTGCTCGGCCTGCCTATCGCGATTGTCGGCGTCAGCACCGTGATGGCTGCGATCCTGGTGCGTCCGCTGGGGGAGCCCATGTCGATGCCCTTTGCGGCAACCGGCATGACCCTGATGGCGCTGGCCGTTTTTCTATTCGGCAGTGGGGCTGTTGCGGAACTTCTTGTGCGGACAGGACGCCCCGGGGGCGTTGAGCGTGCCCTGATCACTGCGGAGATCGACAAGTCCGGTGTCGTTGACAAGGACAAGGCCATGACTTCGGGAGAGTCGGCATGA
- a CDS encoding glycerol-3-phosphate dehydrogenase/oxidase: MKREPHRLADSQFDLAVIGAGIYGACIARDAAMRGLRVALIDRGDFGGATSHHSLKLIHGGIRYLQTLDLSRLLESASEQCYWLWAAPHLVRPLPFILPTRGWGARSRYAVGLALAAYGLLSSRCSVNGVAMPAGRVLSRDACLAALPGLNDQTISGGMLWHDLQMLEADRLLLECVQQAVAFGATACNYIAAQSLQQDQGVIRGVLCRDQLEGDTFSVRASLTINACGPYADQLLAGSNPLTPALARCTNVVVGDLGLSRGFGLPAGDGKRLYFVAPWKDCTLIGTINHAYQEDPDSLVTDQSEVVRLIGEVNAAWPSAQLREDQVRYHYTGLLPAEGGTGVDVRLARRGRLIDHWRRDHVRGLISVIGEKYTTARSMAERVVDLALARLDLGRRPCRVLQTRLPGAGLSVAPECVEESAAWFRERCRQAIKHEMVMRLDDLLLRRTDLAVRGQLSPLLLHWAADTAATSLNWSPTRKRQELERLRRLVPSLSIGPEMGQVV, translated from the coding sequence ATGAAGCGTGAACCCCATCGGCTTGCCGACTCCCAATTCGATCTTGCGGTGATCGGTGCCGGGATCTATGGCGCCTGCATCGCCAGGGATGCGGCCATGCGTGGACTCAGGGTCGCCCTGATCGATCGTGGTGACTTTGGCGGGGCTACCTCACACCATTCGCTGAAACTGATTCATGGTGGCATTCGCTATCTGCAAACACTGGATCTGTCGCGCCTTCTGGAATCCGCCAGCGAGCAATGCTACTGGCTCTGGGCGGCACCTCATCTTGTTCGTCCTCTGCCCTTCATCTTGCCGACTCGGGGCTGGGGTGCTCGAAGTCGCTATGCGGTGGGCTTGGCCCTGGCCGCTTACGGCCTGCTCTCGTCGCGGTGTTCCGTGAACGGGGTGGCCATGCCCGCTGGACGGGTGCTGTCCAGAGACGCTTGCCTGGCAGCCTTGCCCGGACTTAACGATCAAACCATCAGCGGCGGCATGCTGTGGCATGACCTGCAGATGCTGGAGGCCGACCGGCTGTTACTGGAGTGTGTGCAGCAGGCGGTAGCGTTCGGTGCGACTGCCTGCAACTACATTGCAGCGCAGTCGCTTCAACAGGATCAAGGCGTGATCCGGGGTGTGCTGTGTCGAGATCAGCTTGAGGGGGATACCTTCTCGGTCCGCGCCAGCCTCACGATCAATGCCTGCGGTCCCTACGCCGATCAGCTCCTGGCGGGTTCGAACCCCCTGACCCCTGCGCTTGCCCGCTGCACCAACGTGGTGGTCGGGGATCTCGGTCTGTCCAGGGGGTTCGGTTTGCCCGCCGGCGACGGTAAGCGACTCTATTTCGTCGCCCCCTGGAAAGACTGCACGCTCATCGGAACCATCAACCATGCCTATCAAGAGGACCCCGACTCCCTGGTAACGGACCAGTCCGAGGTGGTGCGCCTCATTGGCGAGGTCAACGCGGCATGGCCGTCGGCACAACTGCGCGAGGACCAGGTCCGGTATCACTACACCGGCCTGTTACCGGCAGAGGGTGGCACGGGCGTCGATGTGCGACTGGCGCGCCGCGGACGGTTGATCGATCACTGGCGGCGGGATCATGTCCGCGGCCTGATCTCTGTTATCGGCGAGAAGTACACCACGGCGCGCAGCATGGCAGAGCGGGTCGTGGATCTGGCTCTTGCACGACTTGACCTCGGGCGCCGCCCCTGCCGCGTATTGCAGACGCGGCTGCCCGGTGCCGGTTTGTCCGTCGCGCCCGAGTGCGTCGAGGAGAGCGCCGCCTGGTTCAGGGAGCGCTGCCGCCAGGCCATCAAGCACGAGATGGTGATGCGCCTGGATGATTTGCTGCTGCGCCGGACCGATCTCGCTGTTCGCGGTCAGTTGTCACCGTTATTGCTGCACTGGGCCGCCGATACAGCAGCGACCAGCCTCAACTGGAGCCCGACACGAAAGCGCCAGGAACTGGAACGCCTCCGCCGGCTTGTGCCTTCGCTCTCGATCGGCCCCGAAATGGGCCAGGTGGTCTGA